A region from the Polyangiaceae bacterium genome encodes:
- a CDS encoding pyridoxal phosphate-dependent aminotransferase, with protein MARYPRASDNVSTLSDRVYSALVEKARGLSHVVHPLHVGDTYLAPMAGARAEDQLSANSPRLHNYAPVQGEPVLLDAIVSRLQRSHGVHVDREALQVMSGATGGLSVVATTLFDPGDDVLVLSPFWPLIRGIVASRGARAVELPFYDRLGAAGFDPEAALEAALTERTVALYVNSPNNPSGRILDAATQDVIERFVLRHDLWLVTDEAYEDLFYVERPQALWARPGLRERAVACHTLSKSYGLAGARVGYTHGPREIMAAVRGAQTFLTYCAPRPLQHAAAHALTHGDGWLADARAAYAEAGRSAAAALGVTAPEGGTFLFFDAAPYFAEGEDVHGFLARCLDAGVLLTPGSASGKDYQSFVRLCFSVVPPDELRTAVEKVRTVLGA; from the coding sequence ATGGCGCGTTACCCCCGTGCATCGGACAACGTCTCCACCCTCTCGGATCGCGTGTACAGCGCGCTGGTGGAGAAGGCCCGCGGCTTGTCCCACGTCGTGCACCCGCTCCACGTGGGCGATACCTATCTCGCGCCCATGGCCGGGGCTCGCGCAGAGGACCAACTCTCGGCGAACAGCCCGCGCCTCCACAACTACGCTCCGGTGCAGGGCGAACCGGTGCTGCTCGACGCCATCGTGAGCCGTCTTCAGCGCAGTCACGGAGTGCACGTCGACCGCGAAGCGCTGCAGGTGATGAGCGGGGCCACCGGCGGGCTGTCGGTGGTGGCCACGACGCTGTTCGATCCCGGGGACGACGTCTTGGTGCTCTCTCCTTTTTGGCCGTTGATCCGCGGAATCGTCGCGTCCCGCGGCGCGCGGGCCGTCGAGCTGCCGTTCTACGACCGCCTGGGGGCAGCGGGGTTCGACCCGGAGGCGGCGCTCGAAGCCGCGCTCACGGAGCGCACCGTCGCGCTCTACGTCAACTCGCCCAACAACCCCAGCGGGCGGATCTTGGACGCCGCCACCCAGGACGTGATCGAGCGCTTCGTCTTGCGCCACGATCTGTGGCTGGTCACGGACGAGGCGTACGAAGACTTGTTCTACGTCGAGCGCCCACAGGCGCTGTGGGCGCGCCCGGGGCTCAGAGAACGCGCCGTCGCTTGCCACACGCTCAGCAAATCCTACGGCTTGGCCGGTGCGCGGGTGGGTTACACCCACGGACCGCGGGAGATCATGGCGGCTGTCCGCGGCGCCCAGACGTTCCTCACGTACTGCGCCCCACGACCGCTGCAGCACGCCGCGGCCCACGCGCTGACGCACGGAGACGGTTGGCTCGCGGACGCGCGCGCGGCCTATGCCGAAGCCGGGCGGAGCGCCGCAGCCGCGCTGGGCGTGACCGCGCCGGAGGGCGGCACATTTCTGTTCTTCGACGCCGCGCCGTATTTCGCGGAGGGCGAGGACGTTCACGGATTTCTCGCGCGCTGCCTCGACGCCGGCGTGCTTCTGACTCCCGGCTCCGCCAGCGGCAAGGACTACCAGAGCTTCGTTCGCCTGTGCTTCTCCGTGGTGCCGCCGGACGAGCTCCGCACCGCGGTGGAGAAGGTCCGCACCGTGCTCGGAGCCTGA
- a CDS encoding NAD-dependent epimerase/dehydratase family protein yields MSRVVITGGAGASGRLLAARLLAGGHEVHVVDRAAPTAVLDGVIYHRADVRKRGFEDALRKVKPDALVHLARLHRLQADAAERHRVNFEGTVRVFEVARSAGVRKLVFPSRHTVYGALPDQPQFLTEEHPPSAGRTYPEIQDLVAADLYASGQLWRHPELEVVVLRPVNVVGPTVKNLFCHYLSQERVFTVAGFDPPYQVIHEDDLSHALELALAPGLRGVFNVAGPDTVPLHVIVEESGAARVPVPEPLIRWLGGRLGFASVPRGAIDYLKYPCTVDGGAFVAKTGFSLRHGLGDTLRSLRKPG; encoded by the coding sequence ATGAGCCGCGTCGTCATCACCGGCGGTGCGGGCGCCAGCGGGCGCCTGCTCGCGGCTCGGCTCCTCGCCGGCGGCCACGAAGTGCACGTGGTGGACCGGGCAGCGCCCACGGCGGTGCTCGACGGCGTCATCTACCACCGGGCGGACGTGAGAAAGCGCGGCTTCGAGGACGCTCTACGCAAGGTGAAGCCCGACGCCCTGGTGCACCTCGCACGCTTGCACCGCCTGCAGGCCGACGCCGCAGAACGTCACCGCGTGAACTTCGAAGGCACCGTGCGCGTGTTCGAGGTCGCTCGGAGCGCCGGCGTCCGGAAGCTGGTGTTTCCCAGCCGCCACACGGTGTACGGCGCTCTGCCGGACCAACCGCAGTTCCTCACCGAGGAGCATCCTCCATCTGCCGGCCGCACCTATCCGGAGATCCAGGATCTGGTCGCTGCCGACCTGTACGCCTCGGGCCAGCTGTGGCGCCACCCGGAGCTCGAAGTCGTGGTGTTGAGGCCGGTCAACGTGGTGGGCCCCACGGTGAAGAACCTGTTCTGTCACTACCTGTCCCAGGAGCGCGTCTTCACCGTCGCGGGTTTCGACCCGCCGTACCAAGTGATCCACGAAGACGATCTCTCCCACGCCCTCGAGCTCGCCCTCGCTCCGGGGCTCCGCGGAGTGTTCAACGTGGCGGGGCCGGACACGGTTCCGCTCCACGTGATCGTGGAGGAGTCGGGAGCCGCACGCGTGCCCGTCCCCGAGCCTCTGATTCGTTGGCTGGGCGGGCGCCTCGGCTTCGCCAGCGTGCCGCGGGGCGCCATCGACTACCTCAAGTATCCCTGCACTGTGGACGGCGGCGCCTTCGTGGCCAAGACCGGCTTTTCGCTGCGCCATGGACTCGGTGACACGCTCCGTTCTCTGAGGAAACCCGGGTGA